The Sorangiineae bacterium MSr11367 genome window below encodes:
- a CDS encoding enoyl-CoA hydratase — MKNSNIVTEVTEGVQRIEIRRPEKKNALTVGMYAAMADALLQAESDPAVRVILFHGQADIFTSGNDIADFLQNPANSEDSPVFQFLRGLMYAKKPILAAVTGRAIGIGTTMLLHCDYVIAGESAEFSLPFVNLALCPEAGSSLLLPLVVGQKRASELLLFGDKVSAAEACDIGLINTVVADVDVGTHALAKARILAAKPRASLLATKALLKRAIVPLVEKAMIEEAYEFSDRLSSPEAREVLSAFLEKRRPNAARPD, encoded by the coding sequence ATCCGTCGTCCCGAGAAGAAGAACGCCCTCACCGTGGGCATGTACGCCGCCATGGCGGACGCCCTGCTCCAGGCCGAGAGCGATCCGGCCGTGCGTGTCATCCTCTTTCATGGTCAGGCCGACATCTTCACCAGCGGCAACGACATTGCCGATTTTCTGCAGAACCCGGCCAACAGCGAAGACAGCCCGGTATTTCAGTTTTTGCGGGGACTCATGTACGCCAAAAAGCCCATTTTGGCGGCGGTGACGGGGCGGGCCATCGGCATTGGGACCACCATGCTGCTGCACTGCGATTACGTCATTGCCGGCGAAAGCGCGGAGTTCTCCTTGCCTTTCGTGAACCTGGCGCTCTGCCCCGAGGCGGGCTCCAGCCTGCTGTTGCCGCTGGTCGTCGGGCAAAAGCGCGCGAGCGAGCTGCTGCTCTTCGGCGACAAAGTCTCCGCAGCCGAGGCATGCGACATCGGATTGATCAACACTGTGGTGGCCGACGTCGACGTGGGCACGCACGCATTGGCCAAGGCGCGCATCCTGGCGGCCAAGCCGCGGGCCTCGCTCCTCGCCACGAAGGCGCTGCTCAAGCGCGCGATCGTGCCGTTGGTCGAAAAGGCCATGATTGAAGAGGCGTACGAGTTTTCGGACCGACTTTCCTCGCCCGAGGCCAGGGAAGTGCTGAGCGCCTTTCTCGAAAAGCGCCGTCCGAATGCCGCACGGCCCGATTGA